Proteins encoded by one window of Streptomyces sp. NBC_01477:
- a CDS encoding tetratricopeptide repeat protein, with protein MPDSRIALRAADRTAAERLLARLVAEQGSAVDADALLRRARERFDEITDTAAAEYAAYQRALEAREVPGAAAGGGAAPGRTAGAAGSTAGGLVTGVAAAVAFGADLGHGLSVSASLVTGAAVGAAGVATLGAAAARGRAARRAAAPERGAPGGAEQLRLLWLSALERRGVRPFLAAAGDEPAPARKAAKGVKLARSSPKPPSPRRPGADRSAAARTRALLDQSFGQLPSAEGPFTGRGTDMAYIAQAVHQARASAAVQPTVVVLHGPPGSGRTALAVRAARQLKDQFRGACVVDLRGAGDGRAPLPVRDALLHLLNRLGAPRDQLLFRERQNQEQHLRRLSEQYQQHLTGVPVVIVLDDATDPAQIQALVPERSESLVLVTAREPLPLELPGARVHYRAVGPLAPEGAHGLLRELARAAGLPEPGPAEAERLSGLCAGLPIALRIAGAALADHHGPARLAEDIEVFGPRDPVDRILALRYHDQPEPNRRLLRRLALAGRASFGAAAAAALLATDDQEAARRLAGLAAAGLIENVRGSRYRPHDLVRAFAAERLFDEEDPAERAAAHERLIRSYADLANTVVRLVEGRTSTRAGRFGQHGFASLETALRWLDEESSFITAALRETEGVDRAAVQALLGALCDYCLLRGDLYRLGEISEMAQAQHARQQKSGPDEDRSVLVRSVQWRTGIAARQLGELDRSRSTLSTVVDLYFEAQHPAGAARALDSLGITLHHQGNLREAEAKLREGMEIQAAPGLEEDRAWTMHALGAVLRDMGRLGGALELLHESLALHRANESVQGEAWAHLQLGQVYLRLGQLDRGEAELRAAGQSYALARDPRGTAWTLTQLARARLARGEAREAARDLDEAVQRHRASEDARGEAWTLYYLGQALEECGDTDAALRTLERSRTMFSRMRDVYGLACARHHSARVTRDQRAARTGNLRNSGFARQLLQDARQDFRRIGVEHGEAWSCVELAVIDAGNGRLVEAMTLLDEAAGLFGGLGDRRGQDWAAFLRATVLPLLAPVPGADPADGSRQALAALRGLLAKDDHPARDPDLDEYAEAYALLLERGSAVPGGPWEAWRLGMTPGRAARMVMAVPALTESG; from the coding sequence GTGCCGGACTCACGAATCGCACTGCGGGCAGCCGATCGCACCGCCGCGGAGCGGCTGCTGGCGCGGCTGGTGGCCGAGCAGGGCTCCGCGGTCGACGCGGACGCGCTGCTGCGGCGGGCGCGCGAGCGGTTCGACGAGATCACCGACACGGCGGCGGCCGAATACGCGGCCTATCAGCGGGCGTTGGAGGCCCGCGAGGTCCCCGGCGCCGCCGCGGGCGGCGGGGCGGCGCCGGGCCGGACGGCCGGGGCGGCGGGCAGTACGGCCGGCGGCCTGGTGACCGGTGTGGCGGCGGCCGTCGCCTTCGGGGCCGACCTGGGCCACGGGCTGTCCGTGAGCGCCTCGCTGGTGACCGGCGCCGCGGTGGGCGCCGCGGGGGTCGCCACCCTCGGCGCCGCTGCCGCCAGGGGCCGGGCGGCCAGGCGGGCCGCGGCCCCCGAGCGCGGCGCGCCCGGCGGCGCGGAGCAACTGCGGCTGCTGTGGCTGTCCGCGCTGGAACGCCGTGGCGTGCGGCCCTTCCTGGCCGCGGCGGGCGACGAGCCCGCCCCGGCGCGGAAGGCCGCCAAGGGCGTGAAGCTGGCGCGGTCCTCGCCCAAGCCGCCGAGCCCGCGCAGACCCGGCGCCGACCGCAGCGCGGCGGCCCGCACCCGGGCGCTGCTCGACCAGTCGTTCGGCCAGCTCCCCTCGGCCGAGGGCCCCTTCACCGGCCGCGGGACCGACATGGCGTACATCGCCCAGGCCGTGCACCAGGCCAGGGCCTCCGCCGCCGTCCAGCCCACCGTCGTGGTGCTGCACGGGCCGCCCGGCAGCGGGCGCACCGCGCTCGCGGTGCGCGCGGCACGGCAGTTGAAGGACCAGTTCAGGGGCGCGTGCGTGGTGGACCTGCGCGGCGCGGGCGACGGCCGGGCGCCGCTGCCGGTACGGGACGCGCTGCTGCACCTGCTGAACCGGCTCGGTGCGCCGCGCGACCAGCTCCTGTTCCGGGAGCGGCAGAACCAGGAGCAGCATCTGCGCCGGCTGAGCGAGCAGTACCAGCAGCACCTGACGGGTGTTCCGGTGGTGATCGTGCTGGACGACGCCACCGACCCGGCCCAGATACAGGCGCTGGTGCCCGAGCGGTCCGAGAGCCTGGTGCTGGTCACCGCGCGCGAGCCGCTGCCGCTGGAGCTGCCGGGCGCCCGGGTCCACTATCGGGCGGTCGGCCCGCTGGCGCCCGAGGGCGCGCACGGACTGCTGCGGGAGCTGGCGCGGGCCGCGGGCCTGCCGGAGCCGGGCCCCGCGGAGGCCGAGCGGCTCAGCGGGCTGTGCGCGGGGCTGCCGATAGCGCTGCGGATCGCCGGGGCGGCGCTGGCCGACCACCACGGGCCGGCCCGGCTGGCCGAGGACATCGAGGTGTTCGGGCCGCGCGACCCGGTCGACCGGATCCTCGCGCTGCGCTACCACGACCAGCCCGAGCCCAACCGCCGGCTGCTGCGCCGCCTCGCGCTGGCGGGCCGGGCGAGCTTCGGCGCCGCCGCGGCGGCGGCGCTGCTGGCCACCGACGACCAGGAGGCGGCCCGCCGGCTGGCCGGGCTGGCCGCCGCCGGGCTGATCGAGAACGTCCGCGGCAGCCGCTACCGGCCGCACGACCTGGTACGCGCGTTCGCGGCCGAGCGGCTGTTCGACGAGGAGGACCCGGCCGAGCGGGCCGCCGCCCACGAGCGGCTGATCCGCTCCTACGCCGACCTGGCCAACACCGTGGTGCGGCTGGTGGAGGGCAGGACCTCGACCCGGGCCGGGCGCTTCGGGCAGCACGGATTCGCCTCGCTGGAAACGGCGTTGCGCTGGCTGGACGAGGAGTCCAGCTTCATCACGGCCGCGCTGCGCGAGACCGAGGGCGTCGACCGGGCGGCGGTGCAGGCGCTGCTGGGCGCGCTGTGCGACTACTGCCTGCTGCGCGGCGACCTCTACCGGCTGGGTGAGATCAGCGAGATGGCGCAGGCGCAGCACGCGCGGCAGCAGAAGTCCGGCCCCGACGAGGACCGTTCGGTGCTGGTGCGCTCGGTGCAGTGGCGTACCGGCATCGCGGCCCGGCAGTTGGGCGAGCTGGACAGGTCCAGGTCCACGCTGAGCACGGTGGTGGACCTCTACTTCGAGGCGCAGCACCCGGCGGGCGCGGCCCGCGCCCTGGACAGCCTCGGCATCACCCTGCACCACCAGGGCAATCTGCGCGAGGCCGAGGCCAAGCTGCGGGAGGGCATGGAGATCCAGGCGGCGCCCGGGCTGGAGGAGGACCGGGCCTGGACGATGCACGCGCTGGGCGCGGTGCTGCGCGACATGGGCCGGCTCGGCGGCGCGCTGGAGCTGCTGCACGAGTCGCTGGCGCTGCACCGGGCCAACGAGAGCGTCCAGGGCGAGGCGTGGGCGCACCTCCAGCTGGGCCAGGTGTATCTGCGGCTCGGGCAGCTCGACCGGGGCGAGGCGGAGCTGCGCGCGGCCGGCCAGTCGTACGCGCTGGCCCGCGACCCGCGCGGCACCGCGTGGACGCTGACCCAGCTGGCCAGGGCGCGGCTGGCGCGCGGCGAGGCCCGGGAGGCGGCCCGCGACCTGGACGAGGCGGTGCAGCGGCACCGGGCGAGCGAGGACGCCCGCGGTGAGGCGTGGACGCTGTACTACCTGGGGCAGGCCCTGGAGGAGTGTGGCGACACCGACGCGGCGCTGCGCACCCTGGAGCGGTCGCGCACGATGTTCTCGCGGATGCGGGACGTCTACGGTCTGGCGTGCGCCCGGCACCACTCGGCGCGGGTCACCCGTGATCAGCGCGCGGCCCGTACCGGCAATCTGCGCAACAGCGGTTTCGCCCGGCAGCTGCTCCAGGACGCCAGGCAGGACTTCCGGCGGATCGGCGTGGAGCACGGCGAGGCGTGGTCGTGCGTGGAGCTGGCGGTGATCGACGCGGGCAACGGGCGTCTGGTGGAGGCGATGACGCTGCTGGACGAGGCGGCAGGGCTGTTCGGCGGGCTCGGCGACCGGCGCGGCCAGGACTGGGCGGCCTTCCTGCGGGCCACGGTGCTGCCGCTGCTGGCGCCCGTGCCGGGCGCGGACCCGGCCGACGGCTCACGGCAGGCGCTGGCGGCGCTGCGCGGCCTGCTGGCCAAGGACGACCACCCGGCCCGCGATCCGGATCTGGACGAATACGCGGAGGCGTACGCGCTGCTGCTGGAGCGCGGCAGCGCGGTGCCGGGCGGGCCGTGGGAGGCCTGGCGGCTCGGCATGACTCCGGGGCGCGCGGCCCGCATGGTGATGGCGGTCCCGGCGCTGACGGAGTCCGGCTGA
- the mca gene encoding mycothiol conjugate amidase Mca, with translation MTEQLRLMAVHAHPDDESSKGAATMAKYVSEGVDVLVATCTGGERGSVLNPKLQGDPYIEENIHEVRAKEMDEAREILGVKQAWLGFVDSGLPEGDPLPPLPEGCFGLQDVDEAAGALVKLIREFKPQVITTYDENGGYPHPDHIMTHKISMVAFEAAGDPERYPEAGEPWTPLKLYYNQGFNKARTLALHEAIEARGMESPYGEWLKRWDEFARPERNISTHVPCSEFFEIRDKALLAHATQIDPDGGWFRVPMDLQREVWPTEDYELAKTRVDVSLPEDDLFAGVREH, from the coding sequence TTGACTGAGCAGCTTCGACTGATGGCCGTACACGCGCATCCCGACGACGAGTCGAGCAAGGGTGCCGCCACCATGGCCAAGTACGTGTCGGAAGGGGTGGACGTACTGGTGGCCACCTGCACCGGCGGCGAGCGCGGCTCCGTGCTCAATCCCAAGCTCCAGGGCGACCCCTACATCGAGGAGAACATCCACGAGGTGCGGGCCAAGGAGATGGACGAGGCCCGGGAGATCCTGGGCGTCAAGCAGGCCTGGCTCGGCTTCGTGGACTCCGGCCTGCCCGAGGGCGACCCGCTGCCGCCGCTGCCCGAGGGCTGCTTCGGCCTGCAGGACGTGGACGAGGCGGCCGGCGCGCTGGTGAAGCTGATCCGCGAGTTCAAGCCGCAGGTGATCACCACCTACGACGAGAACGGCGGCTACCCGCACCCCGACCACATCATGACCCACAAGATCTCCATGGTGGCCTTCGAGGCGGCCGGCGACCCGGAGCGGTATCCCGAGGCCGGCGAGCCCTGGACCCCGCTCAAGCTCTACTACAACCAGGGCTTCAACAAGGCCCGCACCCTCGCCCTGCACGAGGCGATCGAGGCCCGCGGCATGGAGTCGCCCTACGGGGAGTGGCTCAAGCGCTGGGACGAGTTCGCCCGGCCCGAGCGGAACATCTCCACGCACGTGCCGTGCTCCGAGTTCTTCGAGATCCGTGACAAGGCGCTGCTCGCGCACGCCACCCAGATCGACCCGGACGGCGGCTGGTTCCGGGTGCCGATGGACCTCCAGCGGGAGGTCTGGCCGACCGAGGACTACGAGCTGGCGAAGACCCGGGTGGACGTCTCGCTCCCGGAGGACGACCTCTTTGCGGGCGTCAGGGAGCACTAG